One region of Citrus sinensis cultivar Valencia sweet orange chromosome 6, DVS_A1.0, whole genome shotgun sequence genomic DNA includes:
- the LOC102625923 gene encoding uncharacterized protein LOC102625923 isoform X1 translates to MSFQGPSFGYNVNVMNVKAVKCMPSSCINNLRKHCSLSPLNPYQCNVGLVGSSARRNNIRFMPSANVNLNCEPLPFGRIFQLSSLRPCQVKQSDDTEGNLSGESIMLDEEILKRELQIAIEEEDYVQAAKLRDSLKMLDEDSKTSVLAANARFYDSFKNGDLATMQGLWARGDNVCCVHPGASGISGYDPVMESWEVVWMNYEFPLAIELKNVRVHVRGNVGYVTCIEFVRTKGTSWGGQFVTNVFEKLDGQWFICIHHASPVDL, encoded by the exons ATGTCGTTTCAAGGGCCCAGCTTCGGCTACAAT GTGAATGTTATGAATGTCAAAGCGGTTAAGTGCATGCCGTCTTCCTGCATTAACAATTTGAGGAAGCATTGTAGCCTTTCTCCACTGAACCCATATCAATGCAATGTGGGTTTAGTGGGTAGTTCTGCAAGGAGGAATAACATCCGATTCATGCCTAGTGCCAACGTCAACTTAAATTGCGAACCTt TACCATTTGGACGAATTTTTCAGTTGTCTTCTTTAAGACCATGTCAAGTGAAACAAAGTGATGATACAGAGGGAAACTTGAGTGGTGAAAGCATTATGTTGGATGAGGAAATTCTAAAGAGAGAGTTACAGATTGCCATCGAGGAGGAAGACTATGTACAAGCAGCAAAACTTAGAGATAGCCTTAAAATGCTCGATGAGGACTCCAAGACTTCAGTGCTGGCAGCAAATGCTCGATTTTACGATTCATTCAAGAACGGTGATCTTGCCACCATGCAGGGCTTGTGGGCAAGAGGTGATAATGTGTGTTGTGTGCATCCGGGGGCAAGTGGCATTTCTGGTTACGATCCTGTCATGGAAAGTTGGGAGGTTGTATGGATGAATTATGAATTTCCACTGGCGATTGAACTCAAAAATGTTCGCGTTCATGTTAGAGGGAATGTAGGGTATGTTACTTGCATCGAATTTGTTAGGACAAAAGGTACCAGTTGGGGAGGACAGTTTGTAACAAATGTGTTTGAGAAGCTTGATGGTCAATGGTTCATCTGTATTCATCATGCTTCACCTGTGGACTTGTAA
- the LOC102625271 gene encoding uncharacterized protein LOC102625271 has protein sequence MPYVQPSKKYSDSAANMNSESRQSSKQQQNAKAVKERVPSRQENLNLKYQSKLKVKSTVGTPCGDLPQELRREADGRILVQPNSFGNHQLQYLKGKAIKDDELVKYMSKLPGYLKRMEGGKNIQGKALDVGVLDWARLEEWKFNKKCTMTSGSNNASANTSSLLLKTTTKASTFSSATQGGMHAHQSEQHPLLCPGLNASKKDGHSQGVKPSSQKALNFQNFETSSKSNLGGQGKIPWINKSFDRNNADVTPRKGKTKDYDQKIASEMGNLSMDLGNYGFALNTKEKESSWDGEVEKRKEGAQVSKKNRKALDKKTFADMETSYPKSRSNGHSLSSKEKISAGNVETKIAEKVHESNIDLGHQHLPGELENIVLLFPKGLSQNSSRKECGVPKDENLVEANKNCLSGGRFPPVKRCSVDHSFDIPHSCPLPSEVEGKIKPNLIAHNLSNSQRAELSSDASHSSQYSSTSSAMLSDCEDAEQNTVKHVKENADENLNSLDQEMAVTRSRNQSPSRRFSFSLSRMGRSFSWKESSAVPQLSSSYVSVKSGPVKSEEVSYLDDSSRQKTYGHNRARSSPLRRILDPLLRSKSSNRGHAAETVHPFKGNLSSLNFRPVVDSASLLNKKHEAATTQALLQLTMKNGLPLFKFVVDNNCSVLAATVKNLTSGKDDSGQHYTFYSVNEIKKKAGGWISQGSKQKSCGFVYNVIGQMVSRYHLSNPKSQNLKYMVRESVLFGVELKQVDQASPKVLPDKELAAVVVKMPIESLSHDAEQRYNDMTEKVTECAPLGRCSYSGEIDNSCSTTVILPIGVHGLPKKGAPSPLIQRWKSGGLCDCGGWDVGCKLRILANHNRSCRRPMSLSAFPNSDNFELFEGVTQQSRPIFSMVPLNKEIYSVEFNTSVSLLQAFFISITVLSGQQFSDLSEVNSLYESEAFREEPMMNEKGTKESSLTNIVLGKMPAKYAPNPPHSPVGRV, from the exons ATGCCATATGTGCAACCAAGTAAAAAGTACTCAGACTCTGCTGCAAATATGAATTCGGAGTCCAGACAGAGTTCAAAGCAACAGCAAAACGCAAAGGCAGTGAAGGAGAGAGTTCCGTCCCGCCAAGAGAACCTGAATTTGAAGTATCAAAGCAAATTGAAAGTAAAATCTACTGTTGGTACACCATGTGGTGATCTGCCTCAAGAATTAAGACGGGAAGCAGATGGTAGAATCTTGGTCCAACCAAATTCTTTTGGGAATCACCAGTTGCAGTATCTTAAGGGAAAGGCTATAAAGGATGATGAGCTAGTTAAGTACATGTCAAAGTTGCCAGGTTATCTCAAGCGCATGGAGGGAGGAAAGAACATTCAAGGAAAAGCATTAGATGTAGGGGTTCTGGATTGGGCACGTTTAGAAGAATGGaagtttaacaaaaaatgtaCCATGACAAGTGGGAGCAATAATGCATCAGCAAATACCAGTAGTTTATTGTTGAAAACAACAACCAAGGCATCTACCTTTTCCAGTGCAACTCAAGGGGGGATGCATGCTCATCAAAGCGAGCAACATCCTTTACTTTGTCCTGGTCTTAATGCATCTAAGAAAGATGGCCATTCCCAAGGTGTCAAGCCATCCTCCCAGAAGGCTTTAAACTTCCAAAATTTTGAGACTTCTTCAAAAAGCAACTTGGGAGGGCAGGGAAAGATACCATGGATCAATAAGTCGTTTGACCGGAATAATGCCGATGTAACTCCCAGGAAGGGGAAGACAAAAGATTATGATCAGAAGATTGCTTCAGAAATGGGAAATTTATCAATGGACTTGGGAAATTATGGGTTTGCACTCAAtacaaaggaaaaagaaagttcTTGGGATGGTGAAGtggagaagagaaaagagggAGCTCAAGtatcaaagaaaaatagaaaagctTTGGATAAGAAAACGTTTGCAGATATGGAAACTTCATATCCAAAGTCTAGAAGTAACGGGCACTCTCTCAGTTCTAAGGAAAAGATAAGTGCTGGTAACGTGGAAACTAAGATAGCAGAGAAAGTACATGAATCAAATATCGATCTCGGTCATCAACACCTGCCAGGTGAGCTCGAGAACATTGTTCTCCTTTTTCCCAAAGGACTCTCTCAAAACAGCTCCCGGAAGGAGTGTGGGGTGCCAAAGGATGAGAATTTGGTTGAAGCAAATAAGAATTGTCTTTCAGGTGGCAGGTTTCCTCCAGTGAAGCGTTGCTCTGTGGACCATTCTTTTGATATTCCTCACTCGTGCCCACTGCCTTCTGAAGTTGAGGGTAAAATAAAGCCAAACTTGATCGCACATAACCTGAGCAATAGTCAACGTGCAGAGCTCTCATCTGATGCATCTCACTCATCCCAGTATTCTAGTACATCTTCAGCTATGCTCTCTGATTGTGAAGATGCAGAACAGAACACTGTTAAGCATGTGAAAGAGAATGCAGATGAAAATTTGAACTCGCTGGATCAAGAAATGGCGGTCACAAGATCCAGAAATCAATCACCAAGTCGCCGGTTTAGCTTCAGCTTAAGTCGGATGGGTAGAAGTTTCAGTTGGAAAGAGAGTTCAGCTGTCCCACAGTTGAGCTCATCATATGTTTCTGTCAAGTCTGGTCCAGTGAAATCTGAGGAGGTTTCTTATTTGGATGATTCTAGCAGACAGAAGACATATGGTCACAACAGAGCTAGGTCTAGCCCTTTAAGAAGGATTCTGGATCCACTGCTGAGGTCCAAAAGCTCAAACCGGGGACATGCTGCCGAAACCGTTCATCCATTTAAAGGAAACTTGAGTTCCTTAAACTTTAGGCCAGTTGTTGACAGTGCATCGCTTCTTAATAAAAAGCACGAAGCGGCAACAACTCAAGCTCTTTTGCAGCTTACCATGAAGAATGGGCTCCCTTTGTTTAAATTTGTGGTTGACAATAACTGCAGTGTTCTTGCTGCTACTGTGAAGAATTTAACATCTGGGAAAGATGATTCTGGCCAGCATTACACATTCTACTCCGTGAATGAGATTAAGAAAAAGGCTGGTGGCTGGATAAGTCAAGGAAGTAAACAGAAGAGTTGTGGCTTTGTCTATAACGTTATTGGTCAGATGGTTTCCAGATATCATTTGTCTAATccgaaaagtcaaaatttgaaatacatGGTGAGGGAGTCTGTTTTGTTTGGTGTTGAACTGAAGCAGGTAGATCAGGCATCTCCAAAGGTCTTGCCAGATAAAGAGCTTGCGGCTGTTGTTGTGAAAATGCCTATTGAAAGTTTGAGCCATGATGCAGAGCAAAGATATAATGATATGACTGAGAAGGTTACCGAATGTGCTCCACTGGGTAGATGCTCTTACTCAGGAGAGATTGACAACTCTTGCAGTACCACAGTCATACTTCCAATTGGTGTTCATGGCTTGCCAAAAAAGGGAGCGCCGTCGCCATTGATTCAGAGATGGAAATCTGGTGGATTATGTGACTGTGGAGGTTGGGATGTTGGCTGCAAACTTCGCATACTTGCCAACCACAATCGAAGCTGTAGAAGGCCAATGTCATTGAGTGCTTTCCCAAATTCTGATAATTTCGAACTTTTTGAG GGAGTAACTCAACAGAGCAGGCCAATCTTCAGCATGGTGCCACTAAACAAAGAAATCTACTCTGTTGAATTCAATACTTCAGTTTCTTTGTTACAAGCATTCTTCATTTCCATTACAGTTTTAAGCGGTCAGCAATTCTCTGATCTCTCAGAAGTGAATAGCCTGTATGAATCAGAAGCTTTCCGAGAGGAACCCATGATGAATGAAAAAGGAACAAAGGAGAGCTCCCTTACAAATATTGTCCTGGGGAAAATGCCTGCTAAATATGCTCCCAATCCACCCCACTCCCCTGTTGGGAGGGTATAG
- the LOC102625923 gene encoding uncharacterized protein LOC102625923 isoform X2, whose translation MNVKAVKCMPSSCINNLRKHCSLSPLNPYQCNVGLVGSSARRNNIRFMPSANVNLNCEPLPFGRIFQLSSLRPCQVKQSDDTEGNLSGESIMLDEEILKRELQIAIEEEDYVQAAKLRDSLKMLDEDSKTSVLAANARFYDSFKNGDLATMQGLWARGDNVCCVHPGASGISGYDPVMESWEVVWMNYEFPLAIELKNVRVHVRGNVGYVTCIEFVRTKGTSWGGQFVTNVFEKLDGQWFICIHHASPVDL comes from the exons ATGAATGTCAAAGCGGTTAAGTGCATGCCGTCTTCCTGCATTAACAATTTGAGGAAGCATTGTAGCCTTTCTCCACTGAACCCATATCAATGCAATGTGGGTTTAGTGGGTAGTTCTGCAAGGAGGAATAACATCCGATTCATGCCTAGTGCCAACGTCAACTTAAATTGCGAACCTt TACCATTTGGACGAATTTTTCAGTTGTCTTCTTTAAGACCATGTCAAGTGAAACAAAGTGATGATACAGAGGGAAACTTGAGTGGTGAAAGCATTATGTTGGATGAGGAAATTCTAAAGAGAGAGTTACAGATTGCCATCGAGGAGGAAGACTATGTACAAGCAGCAAAACTTAGAGATAGCCTTAAAATGCTCGATGAGGACTCCAAGACTTCAGTGCTGGCAGCAAATGCTCGATTTTACGATTCATTCAAGAACGGTGATCTTGCCACCATGCAGGGCTTGTGGGCAAGAGGTGATAATGTGTGTTGTGTGCATCCGGGGGCAAGTGGCATTTCTGGTTACGATCCTGTCATGGAAAGTTGGGAGGTTGTATGGATGAATTATGAATTTCCACTGGCGATTGAACTCAAAAATGTTCGCGTTCATGTTAGAGGGAATGTAGGGTATGTTACTTGCATCGAATTTGTTAGGACAAAAGGTACCAGTTGGGGAGGACAGTTTGTAACAAATGTGTTTGAGAAGCTTGATGGTCAATGGTTCATCTGTATTCATCATGCTTCACCTGTGGACTTGTAA